The proteins below are encoded in one region of Sebastes fasciatus isolate fSebFas1 chromosome 16, fSebFas1.pri, whole genome shotgun sequence:
- the umodl1 gene encoding uromodulin-like 1 isoform X2, giving the protein MSWMLSIWVATALLALCRGQNTVHEGNSLSASGYHLCIHNETRNVSFLVMHTIPYTETKRCGGWLHWKKCTVALYKMTLQTEYKTTMEQVTRCCSGYVQVGRYCARPANRSVEFTAKPGSCPTADGLCPRSGDCEWDMDCPGWQKCCQRSGRFVCIDPAISANYSENGGCRLNATVTVKTDYQQLMSSDGGHLDHIRLLKAMVTGALQSDVSVYYLGSQPVHPYRTATSLLIVSNCPLSLYNVTSKLHLLLKHIQEVSSVSVEDVDECAQPALRQCSHHADCNNTVGSYHCACHQGYTDVDPSNPGAHCTASISTQHPLDIFNSTETSMTTALSNTSPVPYNSSHAPRWTSSAPYSSMSSSVEPSLPTTTCSPPSITSVWSANVTGTSFCVYWSSPFQTNQTYQVVVRNRSEVTSQTMMEVRELKPGVLYNVTVTPSSCGSQGAALHILVKTDALTLDATTRLTNINFTAELQNTSSQAYKNLTESIEKEIYQSLSPEMKAMMDSGQVRIEIRSFSLGSVVVNFTIILAPSQSQGISNVSTALLHSLMNSTEYTVDENNTSTNDFNECDSGENDCSSWANCTNTWASYTCDCLDGFIDNNPERPGRACQAITTTTTAPTIPITAPVITSPALTTTTTAPVITTTAPTIITAASTTTTTAPTTTTTASTTTTTAPTTTTTASTTTTTAPTTTTTASTTTTTAPTTTTTASTTTTTAPTITSTAPTTTTTALTTTTTASTTTTTAPTTTTTASTTTTTAPTITSTAPTTTTTAPTTITTAPKTTTTAPKTNTTAPTTTTTASTTTTTAPTTTTTASTTTTTAPTITSTAPTTTTTAPTTTTTAPKTTTTAPKTNTTAPTTNTTAPTTITTAFSTTTTAPVITPTAPTNTTTVPTNTTTVPTITTTVPTNSTTTPTTTITSPTTTNTAPTTTTTAPKTNTTAPTTNTTAPTTITTAPITTTTAFATTTTAFATTTTAPVITPTAPTNTTTVPTNTTTVPTISTTVPTNSTITPTTTITSPTTTNTVPTTTAPTTTTATPTITTNGPTTIITSLAITTTTPTTTITAPTTTTATPTTTTSPTTTTTAMTSMTSTPTTSVTSRTTNITVPTTTATAQRTITNASGAISVQCRVAAITVTVAKDFLLSNKIRESTLYLGLPECVVNGDNDTHIQMTVAWDECGTNLVQNDTHYTASVTLFNNMEMYTSANGTVEVPRIQLKAPVMCTFMKSMLISADFSPMGYDMIKDFIMGSGSFQVTVQLMNGTMPLPHNYSLSSDEAVVVEVSLNTSSEQINVVINKCWATPTQNPADIQTSSDTFLDNSCPLNTYTQVLMNGNSSTSRLSVQIFSFVNLDVIYLHCRVQICVQIGSDTCVPDCLQRTARSTKTIGSAFGSSGALILKKDEESLEEDLNLLHIVGFSCLGIGLSLFFIIGFVCLFYYQRNRIGHYNFSAKPKQENFTYLVFNT; this is encoded by the exons CTGGCAAAAATGTTGCCAGAGATCGGGTCGCTTTGTTTGCATCGATCCCGCAA TCTCAGCAAATTATTCTGAGAATGGAGGATGCCGTCTTAATGCAACAGTGACAGTGAAGACAGATTACCAGCAATTGATGTCCAGTGATGGAGGACATCTGGATCACATACGATTGCTAAAAGCAATG GTGACTGGAGCTCTGCAGTCTGATGTTTCAGTTTATTACCTCGGCTCACAGCCTGTGCATCCCTACAGAACTGCCACCTCACTACTGATTGTCAGCAACTGTCCTCTTTCGCTGTACAATGTGACATCAAAGCTGCATCTTCTCCTCAAACACATACAAGAGGTGTCATCTGTAAGCGTGGAAG ATGTAGATGAGTGTGCACAGCCTGCTCTCCGTCAGTGCTCCCATCACGCAGACTGTAACAACACAGTGGGCTCCTACCATTGTGCCTGCCACCAGGGATATACTGATGTTGACCCCAGCAACCCTGGAGCCCATTGCACAG CTTCCATCAGCACGCAGCACCCTCTGGATATCTTCAACTCCACTGAGACCAGCATGACTACGGCTCTGAGTAATACAAGCCCCGTCCCTTATAATTCATCACATGCTCCGCGGTGGACGAGTTCTGCACCTTATAGCAGCATGAGCTCATCTGTAGAGCCATCTCTGCCGACAACCACATGCT CTCCTCCAAGCATCACCAGTGTGTGGTCGGCTAACGTCACTGGAACCTCCTTCTGTGTCTACTGGTCGAGCCCTTTTCAGACAAACCAGACTTACCAGGTCGTTGTAAGGaataggtcagaggtcaccagtCAGACCATGATGGAGGTGAGGGAACTGAAGCCTGGGGTGCTCTACAATGTCACTGTCACGCCTAGTTCCTGCGGAAGCCAAGGAGCCGCCCTTCATATATTGGTTAAGACTG ATGCTCTGACTCTTGACGCCACAACGCGACTTACCAACATCAATTTCACTGCTGAGCTGCAGAACACCAGCAGCCAGGCCTACAAAAACCTCACTGAGAGTATTGAGAAGGAG ATCTACCAGTCTCTGTCTCCAGAGATGAAGGCCATGATGGATTCAGGCCAAGTGCGAATCGAGATCAGGAGCTTTTCCCTGGGGAGTGTGGTGGTCAACTTCACCATCATCTTGGCCCCCAGTCAAAGCCAAGGCATCAGTAATGTGTCCACAGCTCTGCTGCACTCCCTGATGAACAGCACCGAATACACAGTGGATGAAAACAACACAAGCACAAATG ATTTTAATGAATGTGATTCAGGGGAAAATGACTGTTCCTCCTGGGCTAATTGTACAAACACCTGGGCCTCCTACACATGTGATTGCCTGGACGGGTTTATAGACAACAACCCAGAAAGACCTGGACGAGCCTGTCAAG CAATCACAACAACCACTACTGCTCCAACAATCCCCATTACTGCCCCTGTAATTACCTCTCCTGCCCTTACAACCACCACTACTGCCCCTGTTATCACCACTACTGCTCCTACAATCATCACTGCTGCTTCAACAACCACCACTACTGCCCCTACAACCACCACTACTGCCTCTACAACCACCACTACTGCCCCTACAACCACCACTACTGCCTCTACAACCACCACTACTGCCCCTACAACCACCACTACTGCCTCTACAACCACCACTACTGCCCCTACAACCACCACTACTGCCTCTACAACCACCACTACTGCCCCTACAATCACCTCTACTGCCCCTACAACCACCACTACTGCCCTTACAACCACCACTACTGCCTCTACAACCACCACTACTGCCCCTACAACCACCACTACTGCCTCTACAACCACCACTACTGCCCCTACAATCACCTCTACTGCCCCTACAACCACCACTACTGCCCCTACAACCATCACTACTGCCCCTAAAACCACCACTACTGCCCCTAAAACCAACACTACTGCCCCTACAACCACCACTACTGCCTCTACAACCACCACTACTGCCCCTACAACCACCACTACTGCCTCTACAACCACCACTACTGCCCCTACAATCACCTCTACTGCCCCTACAACCACCACTACTGCCCCTACAACCACCACTACTGCCCCTAAAACCACCACTACTGCCCCTAAAACCAACACTACTGCCCCTACAACCAACACTACTGCCCCTACAACCATCACTACTGCCTTTTCAACCACCACTACTGCCCCTGTAATCACCCCTACTGCTCCAACAAACACCACTACTGTTCCTACAAACACCACTACTGTTCCTACAATCACCACTACTGTTCCTACAAACTCCACTACTACTCCTACAACCACAATTACTTCCCCTACAACCACCAATACTGCCCCTACAACCACCACTACTGCCCCTAAAACCAACACTACTGCCCCTACAACCAACACTACTGCCCCTACAACCATCACTACTGCTCCAATAACCACCACTACTGCCTTTGCAACCACCACTACTGCCTTTGCAACCACCACTACTGCCCCTGTAATCACCCCTACTGCTCCAACAAACACCACTACTGTTCCTACAAACACCACTACTGTTCCTACAATCAGCACTACTGTTCCTACAAACTCCACTATTACTCCTACAACCACAATTACTTCCCCTACAACCACCAATACTGTCCCTACAACAACTGCCCCAACAACCACCACTGCTACTCCTACAATTACCACTAATGGCCCAACAACAATCATTACTAGCCTTGCAATCACCACTACTACTCCTACAACCACAATTACTGCCCCTACAACCACCACTGCTACTCCTACAACTACTACTTCCCCAACAACCACCACTACTGCAATGACATCCATGACTTCTACCCCTACAACCTCCGTAACCAGCCGTACTACCAACATTACAGTTCCTACAACCACAGCTACTGCCCAGAGAACTATCACCAATGCCTCTGGGGCCATCTCAGTCCAGTGCAGGGTTGCTGCAATCACTGTGACAGTTGCCAAGGATTTTCTTCTGAGCAACAAGATCAGGGAGAGCACCCTATACTTGGGCTTGCCGGAATGTGTCGTCAATGGAGACAATGACACCCATATCCAGATGACCGTGGCCTGGGATGAGTGCGGCACTAATCTTGTGCAA AATGACACCCACTACACGGCATCTGTGACCCTGTTCAACAACATGGAAATGTACACGTCAGCCAATGGAACAGTGGAGGTACCCAGAATACAGCTAAAGGCTCCCGTCATGTGTACCTTCATGAAGAGCATGCTCATCTCAGCTGACTTCAGCCCCATGGG GTATGACATGATCAAAGATTTCATCATGGGCTCAGGGTCTTTCCAGGTGACAGTGCAGCTGATGAACGGTACAATGCCTCTACCACACAACTACAGCCTGTCCTCTGATGAGGCTGTGGTGGTGGAGGTCAGCCTCAACACATCCTCAGAGCAGATTAATGTCGTCATCAACAAATGCTGGGCCACTCCCACCCAAAACCCTGcagacatccagacatccaGCGACACCTTCCTGGATAACAG CTGTCCCCTGAACACATACACCCAAGTGTTGATGAACGGGAACTCCAGCACGTCACGTTTGTCTGTGCAGATATTCTCCTTCGTCAACCTGGATGTGATCTATCTGCACTGCCGGGTCCAGATCTGTGTGCAGATCGGATCGGATACCTGTGTGCCT GACTGTCTACAAAGAACAGCTCGGTCTACAAAGACAATTGGATCAGCTTTCGGTTCTTCCGGGGCTTTGATATTGAAGAAAGATGAAG AGTCCCTTGAAGAGGATTTGAACCTTCTTCACATAGTCGGATTCTCCTGCCTAGGAATCGGCCTGTCGCTCTTCTTCATCATTGGTTTCGTCTGCCTCTTCTACTACCAGAGGAACCGTATTGGACACTACAACTTCAGCGCCAAACCCAAGCAGGAGAACTTCACCTATCTTGTGTTTAACACttag
- the umodl1 gene encoding uromodulin-like 1 isoform X1, with protein MSWMLSIWVATALLALCRGQNTVHEGNSLSASGYHLCIHNETRNVSFLVMHTIPYTETKRCGGWLHWKKCTVALYKMTLQTEYKTTMEQVTRCCSGYVQVGRYCARPANRSVEFTAKPGSCPTADGLCPRSGDCEWDMDCPGWQKCCQRSGRFVCIDPAISANYSENGGCRLNATVTVKTDYQQLMSSDGGHLDHIRLLKAMVTGALQSDVSVYYLGSQPVHPYRTATSLLIVSNCPLSLYNVTSKLHLLLKHIQEVSSVSVEDVDECAQPALRQCSHHADCNNTVGSYHCACHQGYTDVDPSNPGAHCTASISTQHPLDIFNSTETSMTTALSNTSPVPYNSSHAPRWTSSAPYSSMSSSVEPSLPTTTCSPPSITSVWSANVTGTSFCVYWSSPFQTNQTYQVVVRNRSEVTSQTMMEVRELKPGVLYNVTVTPSSCGSQGAALHILVKTDALTLDATTRLTNINFTAELQNTSSQAYKNLTESIEKEIYQSLSPEMKAMMDSGQVRIEIRSFSLGSVVVNFTIILAPSQSQGISNVSTALLHSLMNSTEYTVDENNTSTNDFNECDSGENDCSSWANCTNTWASYTCDCLDGFIDNNPERPGRACQAITTTTTAPTIPITAPVITSPALTTTTTAPVITTTAPTIITAASTTTTTAPTTTTTASTTTTTAPTTTTTASTTTTTAPTTTTTASTTTTTAPTTTTTASTTTTTAPTITSTAPTTTTTALTTTTTASTTTTTAPTTTTTASTTTTTAPTITSTAPTTTTTAPTTITTAPKTTTTAPKTNTTAPTTTTTASTTTTTAPTTTTTASTTTTTAPTITSTAPTTTTTAPTTTTTAPKTTTTAPKTNTTAPTTNTTAPTTITTAFSTTTTAPVITPTAPTNTTTVPTNTTTVPTITTTVPTNSTTTPTTTITSPTTTNTAPTTTTTAPKTNTTAPTTNTTAPTTITTAPITTTTAFATTTTAFATTTTAPVITPTAPTNTTTVPTNTTTVPTISTTVPTNSTITPTTTITSPTTTNTVPTTTAPTTTTATPTITTNGPTTIITSLAITTTTPTTTITAPTTTTATPTTTTSPTTTTTAMTSMTSTPTTSVTSRTTNITVPTTTATAQRTITNASGAISVQCRVAAITVTVAKDFLLSNKIRESTLYLGLPECVVNGDNDTHIQMTVAWDECGTNLVQNDTHYTASVTLFNNMEMYTSANGTVEVPRIQLKAPVMCTFMKSMLISADFSPMGYDMIKDFIMGSGSFQVTVQLMNGTMPLPHNYSLSSDEAVVVEVSLNTSSEQINVVINKCWATPTQNPADIQTSSDTFLDNSCPLNTYTQVLMNGNSSTSRLSVQIFSFVNLDVIYLHCRVQICVQIGSDTCVPDCLQRTARSTKTIGSAFGSSGALILKKDEAESLEEDLNLLHIVGFSCLGIGLSLFFIIGFVCLFYYQRNRIGHYNFSAKPKQENFTYLVFNT; from the exons CTGGCAAAAATGTTGCCAGAGATCGGGTCGCTTTGTTTGCATCGATCCCGCAA TCTCAGCAAATTATTCTGAGAATGGAGGATGCCGTCTTAATGCAACAGTGACAGTGAAGACAGATTACCAGCAATTGATGTCCAGTGATGGAGGACATCTGGATCACATACGATTGCTAAAAGCAATG GTGACTGGAGCTCTGCAGTCTGATGTTTCAGTTTATTACCTCGGCTCACAGCCTGTGCATCCCTACAGAACTGCCACCTCACTACTGATTGTCAGCAACTGTCCTCTTTCGCTGTACAATGTGACATCAAAGCTGCATCTTCTCCTCAAACACATACAAGAGGTGTCATCTGTAAGCGTGGAAG ATGTAGATGAGTGTGCACAGCCTGCTCTCCGTCAGTGCTCCCATCACGCAGACTGTAACAACACAGTGGGCTCCTACCATTGTGCCTGCCACCAGGGATATACTGATGTTGACCCCAGCAACCCTGGAGCCCATTGCACAG CTTCCATCAGCACGCAGCACCCTCTGGATATCTTCAACTCCACTGAGACCAGCATGACTACGGCTCTGAGTAATACAAGCCCCGTCCCTTATAATTCATCACATGCTCCGCGGTGGACGAGTTCTGCACCTTATAGCAGCATGAGCTCATCTGTAGAGCCATCTCTGCCGACAACCACATGCT CTCCTCCAAGCATCACCAGTGTGTGGTCGGCTAACGTCACTGGAACCTCCTTCTGTGTCTACTGGTCGAGCCCTTTTCAGACAAACCAGACTTACCAGGTCGTTGTAAGGaataggtcagaggtcaccagtCAGACCATGATGGAGGTGAGGGAACTGAAGCCTGGGGTGCTCTACAATGTCACTGTCACGCCTAGTTCCTGCGGAAGCCAAGGAGCCGCCCTTCATATATTGGTTAAGACTG ATGCTCTGACTCTTGACGCCACAACGCGACTTACCAACATCAATTTCACTGCTGAGCTGCAGAACACCAGCAGCCAGGCCTACAAAAACCTCACTGAGAGTATTGAGAAGGAG ATCTACCAGTCTCTGTCTCCAGAGATGAAGGCCATGATGGATTCAGGCCAAGTGCGAATCGAGATCAGGAGCTTTTCCCTGGGGAGTGTGGTGGTCAACTTCACCATCATCTTGGCCCCCAGTCAAAGCCAAGGCATCAGTAATGTGTCCACAGCTCTGCTGCACTCCCTGATGAACAGCACCGAATACACAGTGGATGAAAACAACACAAGCACAAATG ATTTTAATGAATGTGATTCAGGGGAAAATGACTGTTCCTCCTGGGCTAATTGTACAAACACCTGGGCCTCCTACACATGTGATTGCCTGGACGGGTTTATAGACAACAACCCAGAAAGACCTGGACGAGCCTGTCAAG CAATCACAACAACCACTACTGCTCCAACAATCCCCATTACTGCCCCTGTAATTACCTCTCCTGCCCTTACAACCACCACTACTGCCCCTGTTATCACCACTACTGCTCCTACAATCATCACTGCTGCTTCAACAACCACCACTACTGCCCCTACAACCACCACTACTGCCTCTACAACCACCACTACTGCCCCTACAACCACCACTACTGCCTCTACAACCACCACTACTGCCCCTACAACCACCACTACTGCCTCTACAACCACCACTACTGCCCCTACAACCACCACTACTGCCTCTACAACCACCACTACTGCCCCTACAATCACCTCTACTGCCCCTACAACCACCACTACTGCCCTTACAACCACCACTACTGCCTCTACAACCACCACTACTGCCCCTACAACCACCACTACTGCCTCTACAACCACCACTACTGCCCCTACAATCACCTCTACTGCCCCTACAACCACCACTACTGCCCCTACAACCATCACTACTGCCCCTAAAACCACCACTACTGCCCCTAAAACCAACACTACTGCCCCTACAACCACCACTACTGCCTCTACAACCACCACTACTGCCCCTACAACCACCACTACTGCCTCTACAACCACCACTACTGCCCCTACAATCACCTCTACTGCCCCTACAACCACCACTACTGCCCCTACAACCACCACTACTGCCCCTAAAACCACCACTACTGCCCCTAAAACCAACACTACTGCCCCTACAACCAACACTACTGCCCCTACAACCATCACTACTGCCTTTTCAACCACCACTACTGCCCCTGTAATCACCCCTACTGCTCCAACAAACACCACTACTGTTCCTACAAACACCACTACTGTTCCTACAATCACCACTACTGTTCCTACAAACTCCACTACTACTCCTACAACCACAATTACTTCCCCTACAACCACCAATACTGCCCCTACAACCACCACTACTGCCCCTAAAACCAACACTACTGCCCCTACAACCAACACTACTGCCCCTACAACCATCACTACTGCTCCAATAACCACCACTACTGCCTTTGCAACCACCACTACTGCCTTTGCAACCACCACTACTGCCCCTGTAATCACCCCTACTGCTCCAACAAACACCACTACTGTTCCTACAAACACCACTACTGTTCCTACAATCAGCACTACTGTTCCTACAAACTCCACTATTACTCCTACAACCACAATTACTTCCCCTACAACCACCAATACTGTCCCTACAACAACTGCCCCAACAACCACCACTGCTACTCCTACAATTACCACTAATGGCCCAACAACAATCATTACTAGCCTTGCAATCACCACTACTACTCCTACAACCACAATTACTGCCCCTACAACCACCACTGCTACTCCTACAACTACTACTTCCCCAACAACCACCACTACTGCAATGACATCCATGACTTCTACCCCTACAACCTCCGTAACCAGCCGTACTACCAACATTACAGTTCCTACAACCACAGCTACTGCCCAGAGAACTATCACCAATGCCTCTGGGGCCATCTCAGTCCAGTGCAGGGTTGCTGCAATCACTGTGACAGTTGCCAAGGATTTTCTTCTGAGCAACAAGATCAGGGAGAGCACCCTATACTTGGGCTTGCCGGAATGTGTCGTCAATGGAGACAATGACACCCATATCCAGATGACCGTGGCCTGGGATGAGTGCGGCACTAATCTTGTGCAA AATGACACCCACTACACGGCATCTGTGACCCTGTTCAACAACATGGAAATGTACACGTCAGCCAATGGAACAGTGGAGGTACCCAGAATACAGCTAAAGGCTCCCGTCATGTGTACCTTCATGAAGAGCATGCTCATCTCAGCTGACTTCAGCCCCATGGG GTATGACATGATCAAAGATTTCATCATGGGCTCAGGGTCTTTCCAGGTGACAGTGCAGCTGATGAACGGTACAATGCCTCTACCACACAACTACAGCCTGTCCTCTGATGAGGCTGTGGTGGTGGAGGTCAGCCTCAACACATCCTCAGAGCAGATTAATGTCGTCATCAACAAATGCTGGGCCACTCCCACCCAAAACCCTGcagacatccagacatccaGCGACACCTTCCTGGATAACAG CTGTCCCCTGAACACATACACCCAAGTGTTGATGAACGGGAACTCCAGCACGTCACGTTTGTCTGTGCAGATATTCTCCTTCGTCAACCTGGATGTGATCTATCTGCACTGCCGGGTCCAGATCTGTGTGCAGATCGGATCGGATACCTGTGTGCCT GACTGTCTACAAAGAACAGCTCGGTCTACAAAGACAATTGGATCAGCTTTCGGTTCTTCCGGGGCTTTGATATTGAAGAAAGATGAAG CAGAGTCCCTTGAAGAGGATTTGAACCTTCTTCACATAGTCGGATTCTCCTGCCTAGGAATCGGCCTGTCGCTCTTCTTCATCATTGGTTTCGTCTGCCTCTTCTACTACCAGAGGAACCGTATTGGACACTACAACTTCAGCGCCAAACCCAAGCAGGAGAACTTCACCTATCTTGTGTTTAACACttag